A window of Paenibacillus antri genomic DNA:
TCGAATCGGCCGCGGTATTGAACGAGGCCGGCGAGGAGACGGCGCGGCACGAGATCGGCGGGAAATATGTCCGGATCCGTCTGCTGCCGGGCGCCGGGGCGACGCTGGATATCCGAATGTCCCGGTACGCGAATCGCCCGTCTTACGATACGCCGTGGCGGAAGACGGCGGACGGTCCGGCGCCGATCGCGGGACGCCCGGGGTACGAGGCATGAGCAAGGAGCGAGCGTATTACGTCGCGCCGTTCGGGGACGACCGTTGGTCCGGGACGCTGCCGGAGCCGAACGAAGGCCGCACGGACGGTCCGTTCGCGACGGTCGCGCGGGCGCAGGCGGCCATGCGGAACGAACGGCGGGACCGCGTCCTGCTGCGCGGCGGGACGTACCGGCTCGAGGAGCCGCTCCGCTTCGGTCCGGAGGACGGCGGCGCGCCGGCGACGTATGCGTCGTTCCCGGGCGAAACGGCGGTTCTCGACGGCGGACGGCGGCTTACAGGCTGGAGGGAGACGACGCTCGACGGCCTTCGCGTATGGGTTTGCGACGTGCCCGAGGCGAAGTCGGGCGCATGGCGCTTCCGACAGCTGTGGGTGAACGGCGAGCGCCGCCTCCGGCCCCGGCTGCCGAAGCGAGGGCTGTATCGGATGGCGGGCGTGCCCGGCATGACGTTCGACGACGAGCTGTTCCAAGGCTCCGATTCGTTCGAGTACGCGCCCGGCCATATCGAAGGCGGCTGGCGCAACCTGCAGGACGTCGAGGTCGTCGTGCCGCACTTCTGGACGGACGAGCATATGCCGATCGCCTCCGTCGACGAGGCGAACCGGATCGTCCGCTCCTCGCGGCGCAGCATCTTCGTCCTGAAGGACGACTTCGTCGCCCGCAACGCCGATTACTACGTCGAGAACGTCTTCGAAGCGCTGAGCGAGCCGGGCGAGTGGTATCTCGACGGTCCCGCGGGGAAGGCGTATTACGTGCCGCACCCGCAGGAGACCGTGGACGCATGCGACGTCGTTGCGCCGGTCGCCCATCAGCTGCTGCTGCTGAGCGGCGACCCGGATGCGGGCGATCTCGTCGAGGGGCTGACCTTCGAGGCTCTGGCGTTCCGCCATACGGAAGGGACGCTGCCGCGGGGCGGGGGCGAGCGGTTCGGCCGGCCCGGCGTCGACTTCGCCGCGTCCCCGCAAGCTGCGCTTCACCTGCCGGGCGTCGTCGCCTTCGAGGGCGCGAAGGACTGCGCGCTCGTTCGCTGCAGGATCGAGCATGTCGGCTGGTACGCCGTCGACATCGCCGGCGGCTGCAGCGGCATCTCCGTCGTCGGCTGCGACCTGCGCGACTTAGGCGCGGGCGGCGTGAAGGCGGGCGGCGCGGACGCGGCCGGTCCGGTCCAGCGCCGAACGCGCGGAATTACGCTGACGGACAACGTCCTGTCCGGCGGCGGACGCATGTTCCTCAGCGCCGCGGGCATCGCGCTGGCGCACGCGTCCGACAACGACGTCTCGCACAATCTGATCGAAGACTTCTACTACACGGGGATTTCTTCGGGCTGGGTATGGGGCTACGGGGAGAACGTCTCCAAGAACAACCGAATCGAATCGAACGTCATCCGCCGGCTCGGGCAAGGGCTGCTGAGCGACATGGGCGGCGTCTATTTGCTGGGCGTGCAGCCGGGAACCGTGGTGCGGGGGAACGTCATTTTCGATATCGAAAAGAAAAACTACGGCGGCTGGGGCATCTACCTGGACGAGGGCTGCGCGCATGTGCTGGTCGAAAAC
This region includes:
- a CDS encoding right-handed parallel beta-helix repeat-containing protein gives rise to the protein MSKERAYYVAPFGDDRWSGTLPEPNEGRTDGPFATVARAQAAMRNERRDRVLLRGGTYRLEEPLRFGPEDGGAPATYASFPGETAVLDGGRRLTGWRETTLDGLRVWVCDVPEAKSGAWRFRQLWVNGERRLRPRLPKRGLYRMAGVPGMTFDDELFQGSDSFEYAPGHIEGGWRNLQDVEVVVPHFWTDEHMPIASVDEANRIVRSSRRSIFVLKDDFVARNADYYVENVFEALSEPGEWYLDGPAGKAYYVPHPQETVDACDVVAPVAHQLLLLSGDPDAGDLVEGLTFEALAFRHTEGTLPRGGGERFGRPGVDFAASPQAALHLPGVVAFEGAKDCALVRCRIEHVGWYAVDIAGGCSGISVVGCDLRDLGAGGVKAGGADAAGPVQRRTRGITLTDNVLSGGGRMFLSAAGIALAHASDNDVSHNLIEDFYYTGISSGWVWGYGENVSKNNRIESNVIRRLGQGLLSDMGGVYLLGVQPGTVVRGNVIFDIEKKNYGGWGIYLDEGCAHVLVENNICFNTSSQGFHQHYGRENIVRNNIFAFCGDGLAAMTRGEAHNSFSFWRNLLVSRGEPMYAIRKGRPKSFLADANLFWNTEGPPVVGADFRYAEARFFMDGELDLAEWRAATGNDLHSVVADPGFVDAERFDFRLRPDSPALLLGFRPIDASAAGPRAERRERD